A region of Sugiyamaella lignohabitans strain CBS 10342 chromosome A, complete sequence DNA encodes the following proteins:
- a CDS encoding arylsulfatase (predicted) — MTEKRPNFLIIVADDLGWSDVSPFGGEIHTPNLQALAERGIRFTDFHTASACSPTRSMLLSGTDHHIAGLGQMAETISRYPHLWKGKPGYEGYLNDRVAALPEILSDNGYRTLMSGKWHLGLTADRTPAARGFQESFALLPGAGNHYAYEPGTFEKPALPFLPPLYSRNDKFVDYKTLQQTEGGFYSSDYFATQLIDQLATTDKSKPFFAYLPFTAPHWPLQAPKEIVDKYKGVYDEGPDVLREKRLEAQRKLGLIDDTITIAPVVTGEKEWSELTAEEKAKSARTMEIYAAMVELLDKNVGRVVDHLRETGELDNTFVLFMSDNGAEGSILEAIPILSANPPVKYFNNSFENLGNHDSFIWYGPRWAQASTAPSQLSKGYILEGGIRCPLIVSYPGAGKHSNVISREFTTVMDILPTVLELAQIKPVGETFRSKPVLLPRGKSWAKHLESITAKVHQETTFTGWELFGQRAVRRGNYKAVYIPNEEGNNDWELYDLTKDKGETKNIAKDHPDILADLLEFWLQYEAETGVVVAPDDEAYTLRLFFNPSKRAV; from the coding sequence ATGACCGAAAAACGACCCAATTTCTTAATTATTGTTGCCGACGATTTGGGATGGTCTGATGTATCACCATTTGGAGGTGAAATCCATACACCTAATCTCCAAGCTTTGGCCGAGAGAGGTATCCGTTTCACGGATTTCCACACTGCCTCCGCGTGCTCACCCACTAGATCCATGCTGTTGAGTGGTACGGACCACCATATTGCCGGTTTGGGTCAAATGGCAGAGACAATTAGTAGATATCCTCACCTTTGGAAAGGAAAGCCTGGATATGAAGGGTATTTGAACGACCGAGTTGCCGCTTTGCCTGAAATTCTGTCTGACAATGGATACAGAACTTTGATGTCTGGTAAATGGCATCTGGGTCTTACCGCAGACAGAACTCCTGCTGCTAGGGGTTTCCAGGAGTCGTTTGCTCTCTTGCCTGGTGCCGGAAACCATTACGCATATGAACCAGGTACTTTCGAAAAGCCTGCTCTGCCATTCTTACCCCCATTGTATAGCAGGAATGAcaagtttgttgattatAAGACTCTCCAACAAACTGAAGGGGGTTTCTACTCTTCCGACTACTTCGCTACTCAGTTGATTGACCAATTAGCCACTACTGATAAAAGTAAACCATTCTTTGCTTATCTCCCATTTACCGCTCCTCATTGGCCGTTGCAAGCACCAAAAGAGATTGTCGACAAGTACAAGGGTGTTTATGACGAGGGCCCAGACGTGCTCCGAGAAAAGCGTCTTGAAGCGCAACGTAAGTTGGGCTTGATTGATGACACTATTACCATTGCCCCTGTAGTCACTGGAGAGAAAGAATGGAGTGAATTGACTGCggaagaaaaagcaaaatcaGCTCGTACCATGGAAATTTACGCTGCCATGGTCGAGCTCTTAGATAAGAATGTTGGTAGAGTAGTTGATCACTTGAGAGAAACCGGCGAGCTTGACAatacttttgttttgttcatGTCTGACAATGGCGCTGAAGGATCTATTTTGGAGGCAATTCCAATTCTTTCTGCTAATCCACCTgtcaaatatttcaacaattCGTTTGAGAATCTGGGTAATCATGATTCGTTCATTTGGTACGGACCACGTTGGGCTCAGGCTTCTACGGCCCCATCCCAACTCAGTAAAGGGTATATTTTAGAGGGTGGTATTAGATGTCCACTCATTGTTTCATATCCAGGAGCTGGCAAGCATTCCAATGTCATCTCTCGCGAGTTTACTACGGTAATGGATATTCTTCCCACTGTTTTAGAGCTGGCCCAAATTAAACCAGTTGGAGAAACTTTCAGAAGTAAGCCTGTGCTGCTTCCTAGAGGAAAATCCTGGGCCAAGCATTTAGAGTCTATTACAGCTAAAGTCCATCAGGAGACCACCTTCACTGGTTGGGAGCTTTTTGGACAGAGAGCCGTCAGACGTGGAAACTACAAGGCTGTATATATTCCTAACGAGGAAGGAAACAATGATTGGGAACTCTATGATCTGACCAAAGATAAGGGTGAGACTAAAAACATTGCTAAAGACCACCCTGATATTCTTGCTGATCTGCTGGAATTCTGGCTTCAGTACGAGGCTGAgactggtgttgttgtcgctcctgatgatgaagcatACACTCTCAGACTATTTTTCAATCCTAGTAAGCGAGCCGTTTAA
- the BPL1 gene encoding biotin--[acetyl-CoA-carboxylase] ligase BPL1 (Biotin:apoprotein ligase; covalently modifies proteins with the addition of biotin, required for acetyl-CoA carboxylase (Acc1p) holoenzyme formation; GO_component: GO:0005737 - cytoplasm [Evidence IEA,IEA]; GO_component: GO:0005737 - cytoplasm [Evidence IDA] [PMID 11914276]; GO_component: GO:0005737 - cytoplasm [Evidence IDA] [PMID 14562095]; GO_component: GO:0005634 - nucleus [Evidence IDA] [PMID 14562095]; GO_function: GO:0005524 - ATP binding [Evidence IEA]; GO_function: GO:0004077 - biotin-[acetyl-CoA-carboxylase] ligase activity [Evidence IEA,IEA]; GO_function: GO:0004077 - biotin-[acetyl-CoA-carboxylase] ligase activity [Evidence IMP] [PMID 6108218]; GO_function: GO:0004078 - biotin-[methylcrotonoyl-CoA-carboxylase] ligase activity [Evidence IEA]; GO_function: GO:0004079 - biotin-[methylmalonyl-CoA-carboxytransferase] ligase activity [Evidence IEA]; GO_function: GO:0004080 - biotin-[propionyl-CoA-carboxylase (ATP-hydrolyzing)] ligase activity [Evidence IEA]; GO_function: GO:0071734 - biotin-[pyruvate-carboxylase] ligase activity [Evidence IDA] [PMID 10551847]; GO_function: GO:0003824 - catalytic activity [Evidence IEA,IEA]; GO_function: GO:0016874 - ligase activity [Evidence IEA]; GO_function: GO:0000166 - nucleotide binding [Evidence IEA]; GO_process: GO:0006464 - cellular protein modification process [Evidence IEA]; GO_process: GO:0008152 - metabolic process [Evidence IEA]; GO_process: GO:0009305 - protein biotinylation [Evidence IDA] [PMID 10551847]; GO_process: GO:0009305 - protein biotinylation [Evidence IMP] [PMID 6108218]), which produces MNVLVYSGPGTTIESVKHCTESLRKVLSPFYAVVNVNAKIIKTEPWTASTALIVIPGGADLPYCRELNGAGNNIIRKYVRSGGRYIGFCAGGYYGSSRCEFEVGDPEMEVSGSRELAFYPGVCRGSAFKGFKYGSHVGAKATLLKVNRKNLLGRNEAGPDFKSDEASRSLGDFSCYFNGGGTFVDAELLESQGTGVEVLAEYTEPLDVEATNTSGKEVAGAAAVYCKFGKGSAVLTGVHPEFGFLSSVSGKAESDSTDSVDKDVVDAVNLDNSKRLAFLRCTLAKMGLKVNWDDSSNSSIPQLTRLKLTSLRPATVQSLISHLKNEIGFTGEDGNLLVGQNDTFRIILEDSHHPESEGASESGRRTHLLNYDVEVPEDLNKVIKDIEISNSSRPNHRDTPYFNHQVYYENLEALQTRNNLKGELGSILLYGEVVTSTSTMLDKNYSLLRHLPNGFTAVGTIQVSGRGRGNNVWVNPPGVLAVSGVLRMPMGVNTPSIIFVQYLVSLAVVEAILDYGPGYQEMPVHLKWPNDVYAKSPPHMTNVEEYLKIAGVIVNSNIFDSEYVLVYGAGTNVSNPAPTVSLNVILNTLNEERHKRGQAPLPNYNQEVLLANFVTKLEEMLNSFKYQGFTAFKELYYKRWLHTDKIVTLEQYDNTKAIVRGITSDFGLLEVEEVDRNNNPTGRKYELQPDGNSFDMFKGLLKKKN; this is translated from the coding sequence ATGAATGTTTTAGTATATTCAGGTCCGGGGACGACTATTGAGTCAGTAAAGCACTGTACTGAGTCACTGCGGAAAGTTCTGTCTCCTTTTTATGCGGTAGTGAACGTCAATGCGAAGATAATTAAAACTGAACCTTGGACTGCTTCAACGGCCCTAATAGTAATTCCTGGCGGAGCTGACCTGCCTTATTGCCGAGAGCTGAATGGCGCTGGGAATAATATCATTCGAAAATATGTAAGATCTGGTGGCCGATATATTGGATTTTGTGCTGGAGGTTATTACGGATCATCAAGATGCGAGTTTGAAGTCGGTGATCCTGAAATGGAGGTTAGTGGCAGTCGTGAATTAGCATTTTATCCAGGAGTCTGCAGAGGCTCTGCTTTTAAAGGTTTTAAGTATGGAAGTCATGTTGGTGCAAAGGCCACTTTATTGAAGGTCAATAGGAAAAATCTGCTTGGGCGTAATGAAGCTGGTCCAGATTTCAAATCAGACGAGGCGTCCCGTAGTTTAGGCGATTTCAGCTGCTATTTCAACGGTGGTGGGACTTTTGTGGATGCAGAACTTCTGGAAAGCCAAGGAACTGGAGTTGAGGTACTGGCTGAATACACAGAACCTTTGGATGTGGAAGCGACAAATACCAGTGGTAAAGAGGTAGCAGGAGCGGCAGCTGTTTATTGTAAATTTGGCAAGGGTAGCGCTGTATTAACAGGGGTTCATCCAGAATTTGGCTTTTTATCTAGTGTTTCAGGAAAAGCAGAGTCTGATAGTACAGATTCTGTAGATAAAGacgttgttgatgctgtgaATCTAGATAATTCGAAACGCTTAGCTTTTTTAAGATGTACCTTGGCCAAGATGGGGTTAAAAGTGAATTGGGACgatagcagcaacagcagcataCCTCAACTTACAAGACTCAAACTGACGTCACTGAGACCAGCAACTGTGCAGTCATTGATTTCACACCTGAAAAACGAGATTGGCTTtactggtgaagatggaAATCTTCTTGTGGGTCAAAACGATACCTTTCGCATAATTCTGGAAGACTCCCACCATCCCGAATCAGAGGGTGCGAGTGAAAGCGGACGTCGAACTCATCTTCTTAATTATGATGTTGAGGTTCCGGAAGATCTTAATAAGGTTATTAAGGATATCGAGATTAGCAACTCTTCTCGACCAAACCACCGTGACACACCTTATTTTAATCACCAGGTCTATTATGAGAACCTCGAAGCATTGCAAACGAGAAATAACCTCAAAGGTGAATTAGGTTCCATTCTGCTATATGGTGAGGTCGTTACATCCACCTCTACCATGCTGGATAAGAACTATTCGCTacttcgtcatcttccaAATGGCTTCACAGCTGTAGGTACCATCCAGGTCAGTGGCCGAGGAAGAGGTAATAATGTTTGGGTGAACCCTCCTGGTGTTCTTGCCGTTTCCGGTGTGTTAAGAATGCCCATGGGCGTAAATACTCCCTCTATAATTTTTGTTCAATATCTTGTGTCACTGGCAGTTGTTGAGGCTATCCTTGACTATGGACCAGGATATCAGGAAATGCCTGTTCACTTGAAATGGCCCAACGATGTCTATGCCAAAAGTCCACCTCACATGACAAATGTAGAAGAGTACCTGAAAATTGCTGGTGTAATTGTAAACAgcaatatttttgatagtGAATATGTCCTCGTATACGGGGCTGGCACCAACGTTTCAAACCCGGCACCGACAGTATCCCTGAATGTTATTCTCAACACCTTGAATGAAGAACGTCATAAGAGAGGTCAAGCTCCATTACCAAATTATAACCAAGAAGTGCTCTTGGCTAATTTTGTTACCAAACTGGAAGAAATGTTGAATTCATTCAAGTATCAAGGTTTTACTGCATTTAAGGAGCTGTACTATAAACGATGGCTCCATACGGATAAGATTGTTACTCTTGAACAATATGATAATACTAAGGCTATCGTGCGTGGTATAACTTCTGACTTTGGACTCCtcgaagttgaagaagttgatcGTAACAACAACCCTACTGGTCGAAAGTACGAGCTGCAACCGGACGGAAACTCATTTGATATGTTCAAGGGGCTgttaaaaaagaagaactga
- the YCS4 gene encoding Ycs4p (Subunit of the condensin complex; required for establishment and maintenance of chromosome condensation, chromosome segregation, chromatin binding of condensin, tRNA gene clustering at the nucleolus, and silencing at the mating type locus; required for replication slow zone (RSZ) breakage following Mec1p inactivation; GO_component: GO:0005694 - chromosome [Evidence IEA,IEA]; GO_component: GO:0000799 - nuclear condensin complex [Evidence IDA] [PMID 10811823]; GO_component: GO:0005730 - nucleolus [Evidence IDA] [PMID 11854418]; GO_component: GO:0005634 - nucleus [Evidence IEA,IEA,IEA]; GO_function: GO:0003682 - chromatin binding [Evidence IGI] [PMID 11864994]; GO_process: GO:0007049 - cell cycle [Evidence IEA]; GO_process: GO:0051301 - cell division [Evidence IEA]; GO_process: GO:0030466 - chromatin silencing at silent mating-type cassette [Evidence IMP] [PMID 11854418]; GO_process: GO:0030261 - chromosome condensation [Evidence IEA,IEA]; GO_process: GO:0043007 - maintenance of rDNA [Evidence IMP] [PMID 17203076]; GO_process: GO:0010032 - meiotic chromosome condensation [Evidence IMP] [PMID 14662740]; GO_process: GO:0051307 - meiotic chromosome separation [Evidence IMP] [PMID 14662740]; GO_process: GO:0007076 - mitotic chromosome condensation [Evidence IEA]; GO_process: GO:0007076 - mitotic chromosome condensation [Evidence IPI] [PMID 10811823]; GO_process: GO:0007076 - mitotic chromosome condensation [Evidence IMP] [PMID 11854418]; GO_process: GO:0007076 - mitotic chromosome condensation [Evidence IMP] [PMID 11864994]; GO_process: GO:0007067 - mitotic nuclear division [Evidence IEA,IEA]; GO_process: GO:0000070 - mitotic sister chromatid segregation [Evidence IMP] [PMID 11854418]; GO_process: GO:0000070 - mitotic sister chromatid segregation [Evidence IMP] [PMID 11864994]; GO_process: GO:0007130 - synaptonemal complex assembly [Evidence IMP] [PMID 14662740]; GO_process: GO:0070058 - tRNA gene clustering [Evidence IMP] [PMID 18708579]), with protein sequence MFLLQWYLVNLDQSLTKLKVSSASTASGKVASNKNNKEFQTGVSSILASYDVICKCLRAFSEDLFVTTSERDLFAGLYLRPAYLFLENEQLVKDEGVRMHLFKCICIAVKSHHQQLGVLTSLLQLLIYYEHLSEPLAELLQILYEQYDHSGLGDEILHELSTKTFNNNDAKSPKVISVFLIKLSKLAPLLVMKNMTVIVKLLDSESFTLRCAIIEVAGNIVIHFCRQDGDQSEETGANIEQHKTQVHVLLDLVEERSMDINPYCRSKALQVLSAICELETKFVKRRPVMTKIAVQALKDRATLVRRQGIKLINRLISTHPFNQLHGSQLNLKEWKGRLAGVNQELDKIVPSDAGDMSMLDPDALDSPSDDDSEGAPEKQTTPTADVELINKLQLTAKYYSEAIEFINLIHEALDRCETLLLSKHKTEVIDSMDLFVLADAYGIQHASTGIRKMIHLIWAKANNDEGQQIQSHLVDCYQRLFFETPAEMPEREANILVARNLMSLTYGATLAELASLEKLLMLAMEKDQLISPGVIRTLWKVYSFQQREISKSQRRGAIIIIGMIAKADHSVATAGMEMLLKIGLGEQGRADLGLAKYTCVALQQCVSEDEWKKANTGSPARLQVTHEAIAALANVLIDHCDDWEWFGVAEQAIKAINDLCESPDIVFSEIIRTKTKKIFGAEESTRTPKQKEASLSQLLFIIGDVALKTLVHLERCEILFKRSKIASEKASASQRESKSKDDGNKSASAEQEDDLNAAAGGGTSEDDFSEAIAYIRERELLFGEKSLLTRFGVMVSNICRQGLSKNLDEKLNVSATLCLAKFMCVSATYCEQNLQILMALMDKSDNSTIRSNCVLALGDIAVCFNYMLDENTDFLYRRLHDRFSVVQRTCLMTLTFLILAGQVKVKGQLGEMAKCLEDPDKRISDLARMFFTELSTKDNAIYNGFIDMFSMLSADGDLSQESLHKILKFLSSFIDKEKQVKQLSNKLLDRLVRSESQKAWNDISYVLGILPHKSEEIDAKIQEGFKYTAVIVE encoded by the coding sequence ATGTTCTTACTGCAGTGGTATCTTGTAAATCTGGACCAAAGCCTaaccaaactcaaagtCAGTAGCGCCTCCACCGCTAGTGGCAAAGTTGCATCAAATAAGAATAACAAGGAGTTTCAGACGGGGGTATCAAGTATTTTGGCCTCTTATGATGTTATTTGCAAGTGCTTAAGAGCATTTTCGGAAGATCTTTTTGTGACTACCTCTGAACGGGATTTATTTGCAGGATTATATCTACGACCTGCCTATCTTTTTCTAGAGAATGAGCAGCTGGTTAAAGATGAAGGTGTTAGAATGCATTTGTTCAAATGTATTTGCATAGCAGTTAAAtcacatcatcaacaattgGGCGTTTTAACGTCTCTATTACAATTACTTATCTATTACGAGCATTTATCGGAGCCCCTAGCTgaacttcttcaaattTTATATGAACAATACGATCACTCAGGATTGGGAGATGAAATTTTACATGAGTTGAGTACTAAGACCTTCAATAACAATGATGCTAAGAGTCCCAAAGTCATTTCTGTCTTTTTGATCAAACTTTCCAAACTTGCTCCATTGCTAGTCATGAAAAATATGACGGTAATCGTCAAGCTTCTGGACAGTGAGTCATTTACACTCAGATGTGCCATTATTGAAGTGGCTGGTAATATTGTAATTCACTTCTGTCGTCAGGATGGTGATCAATCCGAGGAGACTGGTGCCAATATTGAACAACACAAGACTCAAGTGCATGTGTTGTTAGATTTGGTTGAAGAGCGCTCAATGGACATCAATCCGTACTGTAGATCCAAGGCGCTACAGGTGTTATCAGCTATTTGTGAACTGGAAACAAAGTTTGTTAAAAGGAGACCAGTAATGACAAAGATAGCAGTTCAAGCGCTCAAGGACAGAGCCACTTTAGTGAGAAGACAAGGAATCAAGCTTATCAATCGATTGATTTCTACTCATCCTTTCAATCAGTTACATGGATCTCAATTGAACCTGAAAGAATGGAAAGGCCGACTAGCCGGAGTCAACCAAGAGCTGGACAAAATCGTTCCTTCCGACGCCGGTGATATGTCTATGCTTGATCCCGATGCTCTAGATAGCCCATCAGATGATGATAGTGAAGGGGCCCCGGAAAAGCAGACCACACCAACAGCTGACGTCGAACTAATCAACAAACTGCAACTAACTGCCAAATACTACAGTGAAGCAATTGAATTTATCAACCTTATTCATGAAGCTCTTGATAGATGTGAGACTCTCTTATTATCTAAGCACAAGACAGAGGTGATTGATTCCATGGATCTGTTTGTTCTAGCAGATGCATATGGGATTCAACATGCTAGTACCGGAATCCGTAAAATGATCCATCTTATCTGGGCGAAAGCAAACAATGACGAGGGCCAGCAAATTCAGAGTCATCTTGTGGACTGCTACCAGCGATTGTTCTTTGAAACTCCAGCAGAGATGCCAGAGAGAGAAGCAAATATACTGGTTGCGAGAAACTTAATGAGCTTAACGTATGGTGCCACTTTAGCAGAGTTGGCTTCTTTGGaaaagctgttgatgttggcTATGGAGAAGGACCAGCTTATTTCTCCAGGTGTAATCAGAACGCTATGGAAAGTATATAGTTTTCAACAGCGGGAAATTTCCAAATCTCAGAGACGTGGCgctattattataatagGAATGATTGCCAAGGCAGACCATTCGGTGGCAACAGCTGGAATGGAAATGCTACTTAAAATTGGTCTTGGTGAGCAAGGAAGAGCGGACTTGGGTCTAGCCAAATACACATGCGTGGCACTCCAGCAATGTGTTTCAGAAGACGAATGGAAGAAGGCCAATACTGGTAGCCCTGCTAGGCTACAGGTCACTCATGAGGCTATTGCCGCCCTTGCAAATGTGCTTATCGATCATTGCGATGATTGGGAATGGTTTGGTGTTGCTGAGCAGGCAATCAAGGCAATAAATGATTTGTGTGAGTCGCCAGATATTGTCTTTTCTGAAATAATCCGGACAAAaacgaagaagatatttGGTGCTGAGGAAAGCACTCGTACGCCGAAGCAAAAAGAAGCATCTTTGAGTCAgcttttgtttattatcGGAGATGTAGCTCTTAAAACTCTTGTACATCTTGAAAGATGTGAGATTCTTTTCAAGAGATCAAAGATCGCATCTGAAAAGGCAAGTGCTAGCCAAAGAGAATCTAAGTCAAAAGATGATGGTAACAAGTCGGCTTCAGCTGAGCAAGAAGATGATCTTAAcgcagctgctggtggaggaACTTCGGAAGATGACTTTTCAGAAGCAATTGCATATATTCGAGAAAGGGAACTTTTGTTTGGAGAAAAGTCCCTCTTGACAAGATTTGGTGTAATGGTGTCAAACATTTGTCGACAGGGACTCTCAAAGAACTTGGATGAGAAGCTGAACGTGTCAGCCACGTTATGTCTGGCCAAATTTATGTGTGTGTCGGCTACCTATTGTGAGCAGAATTTGCAAATATTGATGGCATTAATGGACAAGTCCGATAATTCCACAATCCGAAGCAACTGTGTACTTGCATTAGGAGATATTGCTGTATGCTTCAACTATATGCTTGATGAGAATACCGATTTCTTATATCGCAGGCTCCATGATAGATTCTCTGTTGTCCAGAGGACATGTTTGATGACGCTTACCTTCTTAATTTTAGCTGGACAAGTCAAGGTCAAGGGTCAATTGGGTGAAATGGCCAAGTGCCTCGAAGATCCGGATAAGCGGATTTCTGATTTGGCTCGAATGTTCTTTACCGAACTATCGACAAAGGACAATGCCATTTATAATGGCTTTATTGACATGTTCTCTATGCTCAGTGCTGATGGTGACTTATCTCAAGAATCACTTCATAAAATTCTCAAGTTCCTCAGTTCGTTTATCGACAAAGAGAAGCAAGTCAAACAATTATCCAACAAGTTGCTTGATAGATTGGTTCGTAGTGAGAGTCAGAAGGCATGGAATGATATCAGTTACGTCCTTGGTATTCTTCCCCATAAAAGTGAGGAGATCGATGCCAAGATTCAGGAAGGATTTAAATATACTGCGGTCATTGTCGAGTAA
- the THO1 gene encoding Tho1p (Conserved nuclear RNA-binding protein; specifically binds to transcribed chromatin in a THO- and RNA-dependent manner, genetically interacts with shuttling hnRNP NAB2; overproduction suppresses transcriptional defect caused by hpr1 mutation; GO_component: GO:0005634 - nucleus [Evidence IDA] [PMID 14562095]; GO_function: GO:0003723 - RNA binding [Evidence IDA] [PMID 16738307]; GO_function: GO:0003682 - chromatin binding [Evidence IDA] [PMID 16738307]; GO_function: GO:0003690 - double-stranded DNA binding [Evidence IDA] [PMID 16738307]; GO_function: GO:0003676 - nucleic acid binding [Evidence IEA]; GO_process: GO:0016973 - poly(A)+ mRNA export from nucleus [Evidence IGI] [PMID 16738307]; GO_process: GO:0022618 - ribonucleoprotein complex assembly [Evidence IMP] [PMID 16738307]; GO_process: GO:0006351 - transcription, DNA-templated [Evidence IGI] [PMID 9707445]), whose protein sequence is MANYTSLKVIELKELLKERDLGVSGTKPELVARLEEDDAKRAATAGTAGSEPAVADAAADAVDAGADSTAVATETPTVATAPAAEAAPATATSPIVVDSEPVVVSETTASEPAAASTETSESKESDTEAVIAELEKRVNRLNKYGQPEEAAELTRKIERIKKLGLGEYKNADKVLKTVKNKSDSSVTKKSAASKYNIPEDVLAKRKARFASST, encoded by the coding sequence ATGGCCAATTACACGAGTTTGAAAGTGATTGAGCTGAAAGAGCTTCTAAAAGAGCGTGATTTGGGTGTGTCTGGTACAAAGCCCGAGCTCGTGGCTCGTTTAGAAGAGGACGATGCTAAGAGAGCTGCGACTGCTGGCACAGCTGGTTCTGAGCccgctgttgctgacgctgctgctgatgctgttgatgctggtgctgattcCACTGCTGTCGCTACTGAAACTCCGACTGTTGCgactgctcctgctgccgaGGCTGCTCCGGCCACTGCTACATCGCCCATTGTCGTCGATTCCGAACCTGTGGTTGTCAGTGAAACCACTGCTAGCGAGCCAGCCGCTGCCTCGACTGAAACATCCGAGTCAAAAGAGTCCGACACTGAAGCTGTCATTGCTGAGCTGGAAAAACGGGTCAACCGTCTCAACAAGTACGGCCAGCCAGAAGAGGCTGCCGAACTCACTCGCAAGATCGAGAGAATCAAGAAACTCGGGCTCGGAGAATACAAAAATGCCGACAAAGTGCTCAAGACCGTCAAGAACAAGTCCGACAGCTCCGTCACCAAGAAGTCGGCCGCCTCAAAATACAACATCCCCGAAGATGTGCTCGCAAAGCGCAAGGCCCGCTTTGCTAGTAGCACTTAA